A stretch of the Amycolatopsis sp. BJA-103 genome encodes the following:
- a CDS encoding class I SAM-dependent methyltransferase, which yields MSPQRTDSAEFRAAVERLRVPGMGTESVGPLLKSLVHLVRPRRVLEVGMGYTTPFLAGALAEVEELVRAESEALAAKSRPYLDREGELDETWLNEEPPLARPDYYLEPYRPTLVAVDDLSIEESSAGRVRTVLRELDLEDRVTVVNADLRECADLLPAELTPIDLAWVDAWECLYFVDNFWELINPDGGLVILHYLMTYPEGDAILRYLAGIQRSKPGEMEIVNLLEPHKLAQNSLTVLRRTGGAVKRRYARAGTQVVDFSDDLRSSAIEHAAQAEQDKAPLAK from the coding sequence ATGAGTCCACAAAGGACCGACAGTGCGGAGTTCCGTGCCGCGGTCGAGCGGCTGCGGGTGCCCGGAATGGGCACGGAATCCGTCGGGCCGCTGCTGAAGTCGCTCGTCCACCTGGTCCGCCCGCGCCGGGTCCTCGAAGTGGGAATGGGCTACACCACGCCGTTCCTGGCGGGCGCGCTCGCCGAAGTCGAGGAACTGGTGCGCGCCGAGTCGGAGGCGCTGGCCGCGAAGTCCCGGCCCTACCTCGACCGCGAAGGCGAGCTGGACGAAACCTGGCTCAACGAAGAACCTCCGCTGGCGCGACCCGATTACTACCTCGAGCCGTATCGGCCCACCCTCGTCGCGGTGGACGATCTGTCCATCGAGGAATCTTCCGCGGGCAGGGTGCGGACGGTGCTGCGGGAACTGGACCTCGAAGACCGGGTGACGGTCGTGAACGCCGACCTGCGCGAGTGCGCGGACCTCCTGCCCGCGGAGCTGACGCCGATCGACCTGGCGTGGGTCGACGCGTGGGAGTGCCTGTACTTCGTGGACAACTTCTGGGAGCTGATCAACCCGGACGGCGGCCTGGTGATCCTGCACTACCTGATGACCTATCCCGAGGGGGACGCGATTCTGCGCTATCTGGCGGGAATCCAGCGGTCCAAGCCCGGCGAGATGGAGATCGTGAACCTGCTCGAACCGCACAAACTCGCGCAGAACAGCCTGACCGTGCTCCGTCGCACCGGCGGCGCGGTGAAGCGGCGCTACGCGCGGGCGGGCACCCAGGTCGTCGATTTCAGCGACGACCTGCGGTCGAGCGCGATCGAGCACGCGGCACAGGCCGAGCAGGACAAGGCCCCGCTGGCGAAATGA
- a CDS encoding flavin reductase family protein, which translates to MNPRDGGTQAAAPPASGLDRTGERFRRTASRFPTGVTVLSTVVDGQPHGMTVNAFTSVSVDPLMILVSVNHDSRTYRHISSSAVFAVTMLSAGQEGVARAFADPKRPSGARSFVDIPWRAAPYTGCPILPEGVGYFDCVLDRIHPVGDHAVLIGAVRAFDVLTGRPPLLFLHSEFTEPGRPSPKGKQR; encoded by the coding sequence GTGAACCCTCGCGACGGCGGCACCCAGGCGGCGGCCCCGCCCGCATCCGGGCTGGACCGGACCGGGGAACGGTTCCGCCGCACGGCGAGCCGGTTCCCGACCGGGGTCACGGTCCTGAGCACCGTCGTGGACGGGCAGCCGCACGGGATGACCGTGAACGCCTTCACCTCGGTTTCGGTCGACCCGTTGATGATCCTGGTGTCGGTGAACCACGATTCGCGGACCTACCGGCACATCAGCTCCTCGGCGGTGTTCGCGGTGACCATGCTCAGCGCCGGTCAAGAGGGCGTCGCCCGTGCCTTCGCCGACCCGAAACGCCCGTCCGGTGCGCGCTCCTTCGTGGACATACCGTGGCGAGCTGCCCCGTACACCGGCTGCCCGATCCTGCCCGAAGGGGTCGGCTACTTCGACTGCGTGCTGGACCGGATCCATCCCGTCGGCGATCACGCCGTCCTGATCGGCGCGGTACGCGCGTTCGACGTGCTGACCGGCCGCCCTCCGTTGCTGTTCCTGCACAGCGAGTTCACCGAACCCGGCCGACCGAGTCCGAAAGGGAAACAGCGATGA
- a CDS encoding MupA/Atu3671 family FMN-dependent luciferase-like monooxygenase: protein MDFSLFYFANDSNERDRNRYQLLLDGARFADANGFTAVWTPERHFHSFGGLYPNPSVTGAAVAAITERVQIRAGSVVAPLHHPIRIAEEWSVVDNLSGGRVGLSFASGWHAVDFALRPENYRDRKQILVEYVDQVRRLWRGEAMSVVDGVGTEQQVRVFPPPVQPELPVWVTSAGNAETFRAAGRAGAGLLTHLLGQDLDELAEKIAEYRRAIAEREDADGWPGRVALMVHTCLGDDEDEVREQVREPLHDYLRSSLGLLLGSQLNGARKLDPAKLHKEDVDFLVGRSFDRYYDDGALLGTVGKAQKMVERFRDAGVDEVACLIDFGVPSETVLAGFEHLNQVRELSTAPAGS, encoded by the coding sequence ATGGACTTCAGCCTGTTCTACTTCGCCAACGACAGCAACGAACGTGACCGCAACCGCTATCAGCTTCTGCTGGACGGGGCGCGGTTCGCGGACGCCAACGGCTTCACGGCCGTGTGGACGCCGGAGCGGCATTTCCATTCCTTCGGCGGTCTCTACCCCAACCCGTCGGTGACCGGTGCGGCGGTCGCCGCGATCACCGAGCGGGTGCAGATCCGCGCCGGCAGTGTGGTCGCGCCGCTGCACCATCCGATCCGGATCGCCGAAGAGTGGTCGGTGGTGGACAACCTCTCCGGAGGACGGGTCGGCCTCTCCTTCGCGTCCGGCTGGCACGCCGTGGATTTCGCGCTGCGCCCGGAGAACTACCGGGACCGCAAGCAGATCCTGGTGGAGTACGTGGACCAGGTGCGCAGGCTGTGGCGTGGCGAGGCCATGTCCGTCGTCGACGGTGTCGGCACCGAGCAGCAGGTGCGCGTCTTCCCGCCGCCGGTCCAGCCGGAGCTGCCGGTCTGGGTCACCAGCGCGGGCAACGCCGAAACCTTCCGCGCCGCCGGACGGGCCGGTGCGGGCCTGCTCACCCACCTGCTCGGTCAGGACCTCGACGAGCTCGCCGAGAAGATCGCCGAATACCGCCGTGCGATCGCCGAACGCGAAGACGCCGACGGATGGCCGGGGCGGGTCGCGCTGATGGTGCACACCTGCCTCGGCGACGACGAGGACGAGGTGCGCGAACAGGTCCGCGAGCCGCTGCACGACTACTTGCGCAGCTCGCTCGGTCTGCTGCTGGGTTCCCAGCTCAACGGCGCGCGCAAACTCGATCCGGCCAAGCTGCACAAGGAAGACGTGGATTTCCTGGTGGGGCGCTCGTTCGACCGGTACTACGACGACGGCGCGCTCCTCGGCACTGTCGGCAAAGCGCAGAAGATGGTGGAGCGATTCCGTGACGCCGGAGTCGACGAGGTCGCCTGCCTGATCGACTTCGGGGTGCCCAGCGAGACCGTGCTGGCCGGTTTCGAACACCTCAACCAGGTGCGGGAGCTTTCGACCGCGCCCGCCGGCTCGTGA
- a CDS encoding MFS transporter, producing the protein MSYLRELIPPPGPVRVLCLSNLAKTVGNGVFMAVSILFFTRTAGIPAGEVGLALTIGGILGMAASVPAGQAADLLGPRNTTIVFMCLQGALMCCYAFVGGFVTLLVATSLVLIAESATDAARGALIAGITRPEERVRAWSYLRSISNLGVSLGAVAGGIGLHFDTRTAYISVLIGGGLLVISAGLAYFRLPTVPPVPAQSEGARLVVLRDKPYATISLLNAVLTMNTVILTVALPLWIIQQTKAPAWLYSALLLLNTVTVVLLQVRTSKGSDLPPGGAKALRRSGFLLAACCALFALAAGQPTWLAVLILVAGALAHVFGEMLWSAGSWSLSFGLAPEHAQGQYQGFFGMSTQFGTMVTPVLVTGLIVGVGQLGWLIFGVAMIAAGVAAPSATRWALRTRQPSASATESVTGA; encoded by the coding sequence ATGTCCTACCTCCGAGAACTGATCCCCCCGCCGGGGCCGGTCCGCGTGCTGTGCCTGAGCAACCTGGCGAAGACCGTGGGCAACGGCGTGTTCATGGCGGTGAGCATCCTGTTCTTCACCCGCACCGCGGGGATCCCGGCCGGTGAGGTGGGGCTCGCGCTCACGATCGGCGGAATCCTCGGGATGGCGGCGAGCGTGCCCGCCGGGCAGGCGGCCGACCTCCTCGGCCCGCGCAACACCACGATCGTCTTCATGTGCCTGCAAGGCGCGCTGATGTGCTGCTACGCCTTCGTCGGCGGATTCGTCACCCTTCTGGTGGCGACCAGTCTGGTGCTGATCGCGGAATCCGCGACGGACGCGGCGCGGGGCGCGCTCATCGCCGGGATCACGCGGCCGGAGGAACGGGTGCGCGCCTGGTCCTATCTGCGGTCCATCAGCAATCTCGGGGTTTCCCTCGGCGCGGTGGCGGGCGGCATCGGGCTGCACTTCGACACCCGCACGGCCTACATCTCGGTGTTGATCGGCGGCGGTCTACTGGTCATCTCGGCAGGCTTGGCGTACTTCAGGCTGCCGACCGTGCCGCCGGTACCCGCGCAGTCCGAGGGTGCGCGGCTCGTCGTGCTGCGTGACAAGCCGTACGCGACGATTTCCTTGCTCAACGCCGTGCTCACCATGAACACGGTCATCCTCACCGTCGCGTTGCCGCTGTGGATCATCCAGCAGACGAAGGCGCCCGCGTGGCTGTACTCGGCGCTGCTGTTGCTCAACACGGTCACCGTCGTGCTGCTCCAGGTGCGGACCAGCAAGGGAAGCGATCTGCCCCCCGGCGGGGCCAAAGCCCTGCGCCGGTCGGGTTTCCTGCTGGCGGCCTGTTGTGCGCTGTTCGCGCTCGCGGCCGGGCAACCGACCTGGCTGGCGGTGCTCATCCTCGTCGCCGGCGCGCTGGCGCACGTCTTCGGCGAGATGCTGTGGAGCGCGGGTTCGTGGTCGCTGTCCTTCGGCCTCGCACCCGAACACGCGCAGGGCCAGTACCAAGGGTTCTTCGGCATGTCGACGCAGTTCGGCACGATGGTCACCCCCGTGCTGGTGACCGGGCTGATCGTCGGCGTCGGCCAGCTCGGCTGGCTGATCTTCGGGGTGGCGATGATCGCCGCGGGCGTGGCCGCGCCGTCGGCGACCAGATGGGCCCTGCGCACTCGACAGCCGTCCGCATCCGCGACCGAATCCGTGACAGGGGCGTGA
- a CDS encoding amino acid adenylation domain-containing protein, protein MGSLNGTPETLYDWFAASAARWPDEIAVEVREVGLTYARLHECALALAGRIVAAHGRAPERIALLASRSVVAYAGYLAGLYLGSVLTPLNPEYPAARNRTVCELANVDLVLADEAGSAQLGDDLTATVLTPADEDVLAARPTGGPRPRETTGDDVAYVLFTSGSTGRPKGVPIRHRNLSPYVAHNIERYQVKPGCRMSHAFDLTFDPSVFDLFVTWGGGATLVVPRRTELLTPVDYLAQRRITHWFSVPSVVSVSADLGNLPTGRVSELRYSLFIGEQLTGRQAREWRAVAPDAVLENVYGPTELTVACTEFRLPDDPAHWPVTTNDTVPIGPVYDFLDHVILDEAGLPAEEGELCVRGSQRFDGYLDPQDDVGRFLTHDDTGTTVYDGNGPLTEAHYYRTGDRVRWESGNLVHLGRLDNQVKVRGYRIELGEIEAAMRRHPEIRDAVVLAIKNEDETELVGCYTGEPQAPLRFLHWLCDQVPIHMVPRRFEHFDSLPLNANGKIDRNGLRDLLPARRPVKA, encoded by the coding sequence GTGGGAAGTCTGAACGGCACGCCGGAAACGCTGTACGACTGGTTCGCCGCGTCGGCGGCCAGGTGGCCGGACGAGATCGCGGTCGAAGTGCGGGAGGTCGGCCTGACCTACGCGCGGCTCCACGAATGCGCGCTGGCGCTCGCCGGCCGGATCGTCGCCGCGCACGGCCGCGCGCCGGAGCGAATCGCGCTGCTCGCTTCCCGCAGCGTGGTCGCGTACGCCGGCTATCTCGCCGGCCTGTACCTCGGCTCGGTCCTCACCCCGCTCAATCCGGAGTATCCGGCGGCCCGCAACCGCACGGTCTGCGAGCTCGCGAACGTGGATCTGGTGCTGGCCGACGAAGCGGGCTCCGCGCAGCTCGGCGACGACCTCACCGCCACCGTGCTCACACCCGCCGACGAGGACGTGCTCGCGGCCCGGCCCACCGGCGGACCACGGCCGCGCGAGACGACCGGTGACGACGTCGCGTACGTCCTGTTCACGTCGGGCTCCACCGGCCGCCCCAAAGGCGTGCCGATCCGGCACCGCAATCTGTCGCCTTACGTGGCGCACAACATCGAGCGCTACCAGGTGAAGCCCGGCTGCCGGATGTCGCACGCCTTCGATCTGACCTTCGACCCGTCGGTCTTCGATCTCTTCGTCACCTGGGGCGGCGGCGCGACCCTGGTCGTCCCGCGGCGCACCGAACTGCTGACCCCGGTGGACTACCTGGCCCAGCGCCGGATCACGCACTGGTTCTCGGTGCCCTCGGTGGTTTCGGTCAGCGCGGACCTCGGCAACCTTCCGACCGGACGGGTGAGCGAACTGCGCTACAGCCTGTTCATCGGCGAACAGCTCACGGGACGGCAGGCGCGGGAGTGGCGGGCCGTCGCGCCGGACGCGGTACTGGAGAACGTCTACGGCCCGACCGAGCTGACCGTCGCCTGCACCGAATTCCGGCTGCCGGACGATCCGGCACACTGGCCCGTCACCACGAACGACACGGTACCGATCGGTCCGGTGTACGACTTCCTCGACCACGTGATCCTGGACGAGGCCGGGCTTCCCGCGGAGGAGGGCGAGCTCTGTGTCCGCGGCTCCCAGCGTTTCGACGGCTATCTGGACCCTCAGGACGACGTCGGCCGGTTCCTCACCCACGACGACACCGGGACGACGGTGTACGACGGGAACGGGCCGCTGACCGAGGCGCACTACTACCGCACGGGGGACAGGGTGCGGTGGGAGTCCGGCAACCTGGTCCATTTAGGACGGTTGGACAACCAGGTCAAGGTCCGCGGCTACCGGATCGAACTCGGCGAGATCGAGGCGGCCATGCGACGGCACCCCGAGATCCGGGACGCGGTCGTGCTCGCGATCAAGAACGAGGACGAAACCGAACTCGTCGGCTGCTACACGGGTGAGCCGCAGGCGCCCCTGCGTTTCCTGCACTGGCTGTGCGACCAGGTGCCCATCCACATGGTCCCGCGGCGCTTCGAGCATTTCGATTCCTTGCCCCTCAACGCCAACGGCAAGATCGACCGGAACGGGCTGCGCGATCTGCTGCCCGCCCGCCGTCCGGTCAAGGCGTAG
- a CDS encoding 3-oxoacyl-[acyl-carrier-protein] synthase III C-terminal domain-containing protein, with protein MTREDGSGAIGIGAMHCLLPEDRVAVTDLPEFAQLGHEELQFVEKCGVRTVGVFTETEQAALAAQACRELLAEHPVDPDILLMVGPRSPDVLLGSDVCRVQAENKMDSAFAFSVDGLGCTGSSAAWALARDLLVADPGRESVMITHTSRPTGADRIRFPVTVVGDGAYAMTMVRGGRPVLRGHRQETDGSFNDLFRVDYKQTPWYEWREECLDPSRYSFELATHSQFRLSRLVDRVLAEAGVGKDAVATTLMQNVVASAFGFYTSLLELPIHDVCLAQLTEYGHLGAMDVVLNLDRLLATGELSEGDLVLVLNNSPVAAWAVTLWEV; from the coding sequence ATGACCAGGGAAGACGGCTCCGGCGCGATCGGTATCGGCGCGATGCACTGTCTGCTGCCCGAAGACCGGGTGGCGGTCACGGACCTGCCGGAATTCGCCCAGCTCGGCCATGAAGAGCTCCAATTCGTCGAGAAATGCGGCGTGCGGACCGTCGGGGTGTTCACCGAGACCGAGCAGGCCGCCCTCGCCGCGCAGGCCTGCCGGGAACTGCTGGCCGAGCATCCCGTCGACCCCGACATCCTGCTGATGGTCGGCCCGCGGTCACCGGACGTGCTGCTCGGCTCGGACGTGTGCCGCGTGCAGGCGGAGAACAAGATGGACTCGGCGTTCGCCTTCAGCGTGGACGGGCTGGGCTGCACCGGCTCCAGCGCCGCCTGGGCGCTGGCGCGGGACCTGCTGGTGGCCGATCCCGGCCGCGAGAGCGTGATGATCACGCACACCAGCCGTCCGACCGGGGCGGACCGGATCCGGTTCCCCGTCACCGTGGTCGGCGACGGCGCGTACGCGATGACGATGGTCCGGGGCGGCCGTCCGGTGCTGCGAGGGCACCGGCAGGAGACCGACGGCTCCTTCAACGACCTGTTCCGCGTGGACTACAAGCAGACGCCCTGGTACGAGTGGCGCGAGGAGTGCCTGGACCCGTCCAGGTACAGCTTCGAACTCGCGACGCACAGCCAATTCCGGCTCAGCCGCCTCGTCGACCGGGTCCTCGCCGAAGCCGGAGTCGGCAAGGACGCCGTCGCCACCACCCTGATGCAGAACGTCGTGGCGAGCGCGTTCGGCTTCTACACGTCGCTGCTCGAACTGCCGATCCACGACGTCTGCCTGGCGCAGCTGACCGAGTACGGGCACCTCGGCGCGATGGACGTCGTGCTCAACCTCGACCGGCTCCTCGCCACCGGCGAGCTGTCCGAGGGCGATCTCGTGCTGGTGCTGAACAACAGCCCGGTGGCGGCCTGGGCGGTGACGTTGTGGGAAGTCTGA